One Thermicanus aegyptius DSM 12793 DNA segment encodes these proteins:
- a CDS encoding acyl-CoA dehydrogenase family protein, translating to MNRWEERALELAKRWGERAGEYDRTGSFPFQNFEELKKEGFLTLTVPKEYGGEDFSLSQLIRILEILAQGDASTALGLGWHLGIIMKLRDSRLWPEEKFQRLCHEVVESGAMINSIATEPATGSPSRGGKPTTKAVKDEGGWRIIGHKTWGTLSPILTYFIITASIEGEEEVGEFLVHRDREGLMIEETWDSLGMRATGSHDLFFRNLFLPDEDLVFRKGPNRPSPGREDYGGWLLHIPATYLGIAEAARNFILQYVKEYRPNSIGQPIATLPSVREKIGEMELKLFTARTVLYATAREWDENPEERKGLVGRLSATKMVVTNAAIEGVDLAMRIMGGHSLLKKYPLERYYRDVRAGLHNPPMDDSTIRLLAQEALGD from the coding sequence ATGAACCGATGGGAGGAGAGGGCTTTAGAATTGGCGAAAAGATGGGGGGAAAGGGCGGGGGAGTATGACCGCACCGGTTCTTTCCCCTTTCAGAATTTTGAGGAACTGAAAAAGGAAGGTTTCCTTACCCTTACCGTTCCGAAAGAATATGGCGGGGAAGATTTCTCCCTGTCGCAATTGATTCGGATTCTGGAAATATTGGCCCAAGGGGATGCCTCCACCGCCCTTGGGCTGGGTTGGCATTTGGGAATCATCATGAAACTGAGGGATTCCCGCCTGTGGCCGGAAGAGAAATTTCAGCGGCTTTGTCATGAAGTGGTAGAATCCGGTGCGATGATCAATTCCATCGCCACCGAACCGGCGACGGGCAGCCCCAGCCGGGGAGGAAAGCCAACCACCAAGGCGGTGAAGGATGAAGGGGGATGGCGGATTATCGGGCATAAAACCTGGGGAACCTTAAGCCCCATCCTTACCTATTTCATCATTACCGCCTCCATTGAAGGAGAAGAGGAGGTGGGAGAATTTCTCGTTCATCGGGACCGGGAGGGATTGATGATTGAAGAGACCTGGGATAGCTTAGGCATGCGGGCGACAGGTAGCCATGACCTCTTCTTCCGGAACCTTTTTCTTCCCGATGAGGACCTCGTGTTCCGTAAAGGACCGAATCGTCCTTCCCCAGGAAGAGAGGATTACGGGGGATGGCTTTTGCACATACCGGCTACGTACTTGGGAATTGCGGAAGCAGCCCGGAATTTCATCCTTCAATATGTTAAGGAATATAGACCGAACAGCATCGGTCAGCCGATTGCAACGCTCCCATCCGTCAGGGAGAAAATCGGAGAGATGGAGCTTAAGCTCTTTACGGCCCGGACGGTTCTTTATGCCACGGCCCGGGAATGGGATGAGAATCCGGAAGAAAGGAAAGGACTGGTAGGGAGGCTTTCCGCCACGAAGATGGTTGTTACCAACGCGGCCATCGAAGGGGTCGATTTGGCGATGCGGATCATGGGGGGGCATTCCCTCTTGAAGAAATACCCCTTGGAGAGGTATTATCGGGATGTCCGGGCAGGATTGCATAATCCTCCCATGGATGATTCGACGATTCGGTTATTGGCCCAGGAGGCATTGGGGGATTAG
- the rpoN gene encoding RNA polymerase factor sigma-54, producing MRYQQGLSQIPAQKQTLSPQILTTINLLQIPAVEMIQYLSQKAAENPLLEVEHWVSGIEIPLRSPERKLRSHAAWDEEKVPVWERIPEREYSPLFDLMEQVRFLRLPPEKEKILFYLIGNLEEGGYLRLEPDEIASRLGIEEEKVEEAVILLKSLEPPGVGARNLKESLLLQLKRLGVEEEGLYRLVSEHLEDLAQHAYEEIAQSLHLPVRRIEEWSKYIQENLSPRPLTGAYAEPPHYIYPDLFLQRIEGEWVLQINERLFPRIHLNREYEKLLHEGIPDPETGRYLSTMLQEAQGIIRSLEQRKTTLYAVMKAILSRQSAFFEGRNLIPLTLKEIAEEIGVHESTVSRATQGKYVETPFGTFELKYFFPSGFTSKEGIALTSDSVKKKIKELIEKENKEKPLSDQHIADQLASEGIEISRRTITKYREELGIPSTSKRKRKKKGRTGR from the coding sequence ATGCGCTATCAACAAGGATTGAGCCAAATTCCTGCCCAAAAACAGACGTTATCTCCCCAGATCCTCACCACCATCAACCTCCTGCAAATCCCTGCGGTTGAGATGATTCAATATCTATCCCAAAAGGCGGCGGAGAATCCCCTGCTTGAGGTGGAGCACTGGGTGAGTGGAATCGAGATTCCCCTTCGATCTCCTGAAAGGAAGCTTCGTTCACACGCTGCATGGGACGAAGAGAAAGTCCCCGTATGGGAAAGGATTCCCGAAAGAGAGTACTCCCCTTTGTTCGATCTCATGGAGCAAGTACGTTTCCTGCGTCTTCCTCCTGAAAAAGAGAAGATCCTTTTCTATCTGATCGGCAATTTGGAAGAAGGGGGCTATCTTCGTTTAGAACCAGATGAGATCGCCTCCCGCCTGGGGATTGAGGAAGAAAAGGTGGAAGAAGCGGTAATCCTCCTTAAGAGCTTGGAGCCTCCGGGGGTAGGGGCCAGGAATCTAAAAGAATCCCTCCTCCTTCAGCTAAAGCGTTTGGGCGTGGAGGAAGAGGGCCTTTACCGCTTGGTTTCCGAACATCTGGAAGACTTGGCTCAGCACGCGTATGAGGAGATCGCCCAATCTCTGCATCTACCTGTTCGAAGAATCGAAGAGTGGTCCAAATATATCCAAGAAAACCTAAGTCCCCGCCCCTTGACGGGGGCTTACGCCGAACCTCCCCATTACATCTATCCGGACCTTTTCCTTCAAAGGATCGAAGGAGAATGGGTCCTTCAGATAAACGAGAGACTCTTTCCCCGGATACACCTCAATCGGGAATATGAAAAACTTCTCCACGAAGGCATACCCGATCCGGAGACGGGACGTTATCTCTCGACGATGCTCCAGGAAGCTCAGGGGATTATCCGCAGCCTGGAGCAGCGAAAAACCACCCTCTATGCGGTCATGAAGGCGATTCTCTCCCGTCAGTCCGCCTTCTTCGAAGGGCGAAACCTAATCCCCCTCACCCTAAAAGAGATTGCGGAAGAGATCGGTGTTCATGAGTCCACCGTAAGCCGGGCGACTCAGGGGAAGTATGTGGAGACCCCCTTTGGAACCTTTGAGCTGAAATACTTCTTCCCTTCCGGTTTTACGAGCAAAGAAGGGATTGCTCTGACCAGCGACTCTGTAAAGAAAAAGATCAAGGAACTGATCGAGAAAGAAAATAAAGAAAAACCCCTCTCCGACCAACACATTGCGGATCAATTGGCATCGGAAGGGATTGAGATTTCCCGGAGGACCATCACAAAATACCGGGAGGAGCTGGGCATTCCGTCTACCTCTAAACGAAAAAGAAAAAAGAAGGGGCGGACCGGTCGGTAA
- the namA gene encoding NADPH dehydrogenase NamA, with amino-acid sequence MSLLFTPFAIRNVTLKNRIVMSPMCMYSCYAKDGKVTPFHITHYVSRAVGQVGLIVQEATAVLPEGRISEEDLGIWEEDQLPGLTQLVEEIHRYGAKAGIQLAHAGRKAEVRGTIYAPSAIRFNERYAVPEALTLEGIQKVIDAFRAGAERAKRVGYDVIEIHAAHGYLLNQFLSPLANRREDEYGGSAENRFRLLGEVITAVRDVWQGPLFVRVSADEYHEKGNRVKDWVRFSGWMKEKGVDLIDVSSGGVIPGNEAKPIPLGPGYQVPYAREIREKGEIPTGAVGLITSGRQAEEILEKGEADLIFIARELLRDPYFPRRAALELGESIEAPVQYRRGWNF; translated from the coding sequence GTGAGCTTGTTATTTACCCCGTTTGCCATAAGGAATGTGACGTTAAAGAACCGCATCGTGATGTCCCCCATGTGCATGTATTCCTGCTATGCGAAGGATGGGAAGGTGACGCCGTTTCACATCACCCATTATGTGAGCCGAGCCGTGGGACAGGTGGGACTCATCGTGCAAGAGGCGACCGCCGTACTTCCGGAAGGGAGAATTTCTGAGGAGGATTTGGGGATTTGGGAGGAGGATCAACTGCCGGGCCTCACCCAATTGGTAGAAGAGATTCACCGATATGGAGCAAAGGCAGGAATTCAGCTTGCCCATGCCGGGAGAAAGGCGGAGGTCAGGGGGACCATCTATGCCCCCTCGGCGATTCGTTTTAATGAGAGATATGCCGTTCCCGAGGCGTTAACCCTTGAGGGGATTCAAAAGGTGATTGATGCGTTCCGGGCAGGAGCGGAGCGAGCGAAGAGGGTAGGCTATGATGTGATCGAGATTCATGCCGCCCACGGGTATCTGCTCAATCAATTTCTTTCCCCGTTAGCCAATCGTCGGGAGGACGAATACGGGGGAAGCGCGGAAAACCGCTTCCGCCTCCTCGGAGAGGTGATTACGGCGGTGCGTGACGTATGGCAAGGTCCCCTTTTCGTCCGCGTCTCCGCCGACGAGTATCATGAAAAGGGAAACCGGGTGAAAGATTGGGTCCGTTTCAGCGGCTGGATGAAGGAGAAAGGGGTTGACCTGATCGACGTAAGCTCCGGAGGGGTGATTCCCGGAAACGAGGCGAAACCGATTCCCCTAGGCCCCGGGTATCAGGTGCCTTATGCCAGGGAAATCAGGGAGAAAGGGGAGATTCCCACAGGGGCGGTGGGACTCATCACCTCGGGCCGGCAGGCGGAGGAGATTTTGGAGAAGGGAGAGGCCGATCTTATTTTCATCGCCCGGGAGCTTTTACGGGATCCCTATTTCCCCCGGAGAGCGGCCCTCGAGTTGGGGGAGAGCATTGAAGCGCCTGTGCAGTATAGGCGGGGCTGGAACTTTTAA
- a CDS encoding molybdopterin-dependent oxidoreductase: MKWELSKEEHKISRRQFLKVSGVIGSLSIFGLGLGKVVTDKTFSPLSRRVENSTKTSQEPEARVDLVTGKVEQNPNYVMRNSVCLGCFSNCGNRLKIDKRTGKIVKVFGNPYHPNSAQEPLPYETPLLEAYLAGSRYQDKGITHRATVCPRGNSAFETTYDPQRILVPLKRNGERGSGKWKPISYEDLLNETVNGGVLFKELGEEQVIEGFKQVHDVKNLIDPTRPELGPKANQLVVLSGRYDGRTEFLKRFPSAFGTVNLYGHTGICGGSRRVAYQAFTDEWRKSPHMKPDFDEADFILFFGTAPGQAGNPYQPISRKTGTAAADGNLQFVVIDPVLPNLAGTKGKWIPIRPGTDGALVMGMMRWIFEKKRYNEAYLSAANPKAAAAKGYPSWTNATYFIVDDPKHPLYRKFLRASDVGLGGEEEYVLLDKTSHTLTTSKNGSVGEILYKGEIEGANGAKILVKTALMALKENAEKRTLKEYSDISGVPVEKMIWLADQFTRHGTRVGTDHHGGVMHPNGFYTSYAVILLNALVGNVNKRGGMSKSAGGYLTFDPGPRYDLLNIPGSPKGKGMRISRDKFAYEKTREYKEKVDRGENPYPAEAPYYPFAQEMMQEVLPNALRGDPYRVKILLNHQMNPLYTVPGLYQKDVIEALKDPKRLPLIISIDVVMGETTSFADYILPDTVFYESWGMPSVWNGMVNKVSATRWPVVAPRTPKLADGRYVNMETYLIDVAKRLGLPGYGEGAIPGSDGMRYPLHRQEDFYLRAAANIAYDGEPVPDVDPAEVKLTGIDEMLKGAEGVLSQEEWRKVLYVLVRGGRFEPREAAYVGDDLKYKFPRMLHIYNEAVAMTKNAITGEFFEGTATYVEPAFIDGKRITDHYSPTEWPFTLISYKSRYRSVSTLANISRLQDLKEANHIEIAGEDARRLGIKDDDPVKLITPSGEATGRAKVREGLMPGTVAIAFGYGHWEYGAKDREIGGKILPGNKKIAAGIALNPLVFRDPQGRIVNDPVSGAVSRNDTRAKLVKL; the protein is encoded by the coding sequence ATGAAATGGGAATTGTCGAAAGAGGAGCATAAAATCAGTCGAAGGCAATTCTTAAAAGTTTCGGGGGTGATCGGCTCACTCAGTATCTTCGGCTTGGGATTGGGGAAGGTGGTGACCGACAAAACTTTCTCCCCCCTTTCCCGGCGGGTTGAAAACTCTACGAAGACGAGCCAGGAGCCGGAGGCCCGGGTGGATCTGGTCACCGGGAAGGTGGAACAAAACCCGAACTATGTGATGCGGAACAGCGTCTGCCTAGGCTGCTTTAGCAACTGCGGGAATCGGCTTAAGATCGACAAGAGAACGGGGAAGATTGTGAAAGTATTTGGCAACCCTTATCATCCCAATTCGGCCCAGGAGCCCCTTCCCTATGAAACCCCTCTCCTTGAAGCTTATCTTGCCGGAAGCCGTTATCAGGATAAAGGCATAACCCATCGGGCCACCGTCTGTCCCCGTGGAAACAGCGCCTTTGAGACCACCTACGATCCCCAGCGCATCCTGGTTCCCTTAAAGAGAAACGGAGAGCGGGGTTCGGGGAAATGGAAACCGATCTCCTATGAGGATCTTCTGAACGAAACCGTAAATGGGGGCGTGCTGTTTAAGGAGTTGGGAGAAGAGCAGGTGATCGAAGGATTTAAGCAGGTGCATGATGTAAAAAACCTCATCGATCCCACCCGGCCAGAACTGGGGCCGAAGGCAAACCAACTTGTGGTGCTTAGCGGAAGATATGACGGGAGAACGGAATTCCTGAAGCGGTTTCCCTCTGCCTTCGGAACGGTCAACCTATACGGCCATACAGGGATCTGCGGGGGATCGAGAAGGGTGGCCTATCAAGCCTTTACCGACGAGTGGCGGAAGAGTCCCCACATGAAGCCCGACTTTGATGAAGCCGACTTTATCCTCTTTTTTGGGACAGCCCCAGGCCAGGCGGGAAACCCTTATCAACCCATTTCCCGAAAGACGGGAACGGCGGCAGCGGACGGCAATCTGCAATTTGTGGTGATTGATCCCGTCCTTCCCAACCTGGCGGGGACGAAAGGAAAATGGATCCCCATCCGTCCCGGAACCGATGGCGCCCTGGTGATGGGGATGATGCGCTGGATCTTTGAAAAAAAGCGGTATAATGAAGCCTATCTTTCTGCTGCCAATCCGAAGGCGGCCGCTGCCAAAGGCTATCCCAGTTGGACCAATGCCACTTATTTCATCGTGGATGATCCGAAACATCCACTGTACCGTAAGTTCCTGCGGGCCTCCGATGTGGGATTGGGGGGAGAGGAGGAGTACGTCCTTTTGGACAAAACGAGCCACACCCTGACCACTTCCAAGAATGGAAGTGTTGGAGAGATCCTGTATAAGGGGGAGATCGAAGGAGCAAATGGCGCCAAAATCTTGGTGAAAACGGCCCTCATGGCCCTGAAGGAAAATGCGGAAAAGAGGACGTTGAAGGAATATAGCGACATTTCCGGAGTTCCGGTGGAGAAAATGATCTGGCTCGCCGATCAGTTTACCCGCCATGGGACCCGGGTGGGAACCGACCATCACGGCGGGGTGATGCACCCCAACGGCTTTTATACCAGTTACGCGGTGATCCTCCTAAACGCTTTGGTCGGAAATGTGAACAAAAGAGGGGGAATGAGCAAGAGTGCAGGAGGCTATCTAACTTTTGACCCGGGCCCCCGCTATGACCTCCTCAACATCCCGGGCAGTCCCAAAGGGAAAGGGATGCGGATCTCCAGGGACAAATTCGCCTATGAAAAGACGCGGGAGTATAAGGAGAAGGTGGATAGAGGAGAGAATCCTTATCCTGCCGAGGCGCCTTATTATCCCTTCGCCCAAGAGATGATGCAGGAGGTCCTCCCCAACGCGCTAAGAGGGGATCCCTATCGGGTGAAGATTCTCCTGAATCACCAAATGAATCCCCTTTACACCGTCCCGGGTCTTTACCAAAAAGATGTGATCGAAGCACTCAAGGATCCGAAGCGACTTCCCCTCATCATCTCCATTGATGTGGTGATGGGGGAAACGACCTCTTTCGCCGATTATATCCTGCCCGATACCGTCTTTTATGAAAGCTGGGGGATGCCCAGCGTCTGGAACGGGATGGTGAATAAGGTTTCGGCGACCCGCTGGCCGGTGGTTGCTCCCAGGACGCCGAAGCTGGCCGATGGCCGTTATGTCAACATGGAAACCTATCTCATCGATGTGGCCAAACGGTTGGGCCTACCAGGGTATGGGGAAGGGGCCATTCCGGGGAGCGACGGAATGCGTTATCCCCTGCACCGGCAGGAGGATTTCTACCTCCGGGCGGCGGCCAATATCGCTTACGACGGTGAACCGGTTCCCGATGTGGATCCGGCTGAGGTGAAGCTTACCGGCATTGACGAGATGCTTAAGGGAGCAGAGGGGGTTTTATCCCAGGAGGAATGGCGCAAAGTTCTCTATGTCCTGGTGCGGGGTGGAAGGTTTGAACCCAGGGAAGCGGCTTACGTAGGGGATGATCTGAAATATAAATTTCCGCGCATGCTTCACATTTATAACGAAGCGGTGGCGATGACCAAAAACGCCATCACCGGAGAGTTTTTTGAGGGGACGGCCACCTATGTAGAACCGGCCTTTATCGACGGGAAACGGATCACCGACCATTATTCGCCGACGGAGTGGCCCTTTACCCTCATATCCTACAAATCCCGCTACCGGAGCGTCTCTACGCTGGCGAACATCAGTCGGCTTCAAGATCTGAAAGAGGCGAACCATATCGAAATCGCCGGGGAAGATGCCCGCCGCTTGGGAATTAAGGATGACGACCCGGTAAAGCTCATTACCCCCAGCGGCGAGGCGACAGGTCGGGCAAAGGTTCGGGAAGGACTGATGCCCGGAACCGTGGCCATTGCCTTCGGATATGGGCATTGGGAATATGGTGCGAAAGATCGGGAGATTGGCGGGAAGATACTTCCAGGGAATAAGAAAATCGCCGCAGGGATCGCTTTAAATCCCCTCGTCTTCCGGGATCCCCAGGGAAGGATCGTTAACGATCCGGTAAGCGGCGCCGTCTCCAGAAATGATACCCGGGCAAAGCTTGTGAAACTGTGA